Part of the Pseudomonadota bacterium genome, GCCGCCGGACTCAAGAAAAGGCTCCTGTATATAGCGAGACAAACCCTCACCCACCACCGTTTTGACGTTCTCATGAAGCAACCCAGACTTCAGCAACTCACGAATGAGCAACTGAATCCCACCTGCCGCTTGAAAATGATTGACGTCGGCCTTGCCATTTGGATAAACGCGCGCCAACAAGGGCGTGACGTTGCTGAGTTGGTCGAAGTCCTGCCATGAAATCAGAATGCCCGCCGCTCTGGCGATGGTCACTAAGTGCAACGTATGATTCGTCGAGCCACCCGACGCAAGCAATCCCACGATGCCATTCACAATCGCACGCTCATCGACCACATCGGCGATGGGTGTATAGTCCTGGCCAATCGCGGTACGGGATAAAATTTGCGTTGCCGCCGCCATGGTGAGTGCTTTGCGCAAGGGCGTTCCAGGGTTGATAAAGGAGGTGCCGGGCAAATGCAGACCCATAAACTCCATCAAAAGCTGGTTGCTGTTCGCGGTGCCGTAAAACGTACAGGTGCCGGGGCTGTGGTAGGCCCTCGATTCAGACGCCAAAAGCTCATCGCGACCGATTTTACCCTCGGCATACAGCTGGCGAATCTGCGCCTTCTCGCTGTTGCCAATGCCTGTTGTCATGGGGCCGGCTGGCACAAAAATTACCGGCAAATGACCAAAGGCCAGTGCTCCGATTAACAAGCCGGGAACGATCTTGTCGCACACACCCAGGCAGGCTACCGCGTCAAACATATTGTGTGTCAGTGACACCGCTGTCGACATAGCAATCACGTCACGGCTAAACAGCGACAATTCCATACCTGGCTGACCCTGCGTCACCCCATCGCACATGGCGGGCACGCCGCCGGCAAATTGGGCAACGCCACCTGCCGACCACGCCGCCTCTTTTAACAACGCCGGATAGTCTTCCAACGGTTGGTGCGCGGACAACATATCGTTATAAGACGAAACGATACCCAGATTCGGACGCGACTCACCACGCAACGCTGCCTTGCCCTTGGCGCCACAGGCTGCAAACCCGTGCGCCAGGTTGCCACAGGACAAAGCCGTTCTATGGGGCCCTTTACGCTGGGCATCTTCGACGGTGCACAAATAGCGATGTCGCGTTGTTTGGCTGCGCGCGATTATCTTTTGTGTGACATCACGTACAACCGGGTGCAATCCACTCATCCTTCGTTACTCTCTACAGTCACGGAGCCCAGTAAATCGACACAGGAATGTCTCGTTGGTGTAGGGCAATTCGTACGGGATATTGCTCAACCGGACCCGGTAACTTTGCGCTCTCGAGCACCGTTTTTTTTGCCTCGCCAAACATCAGCAGCTTAAGATGTCGCGCACTCAACAGGGCGCTGGGCGTTAACGAAATACGCACGCGCTGTTGACTGGGTACATTTTGAATTGCGCACAACTGATTACTGGCGAGCGCATCGTTTAGATTCGTAGCATCTGGAAACAGCGACGCTGTATGACCATCTGATCCCATACCAAGAATGACGGCATCAAAGGGGCGCGCAATATTGGCTAAGTTGTTATTCGCGAAGTCTTCGGTACGCTCAGGTCGCTCAACGTCTGACACCAAGCTGACGATTTTCGCGTCTCCGGCGACTCCTTGAGACAGCGCATTACTAATCATGCGCTCATTCCGTTCGTCCGAATCGAGTGGCACCAGTCGTTCGTCACTCGGAATAATCGACACTTTGTGCCAAGGCAGTGACGCCTGACTCAACAACTCAAAAAAACGCGCTGGCGATGTCCCCCCGCTTACCACTAGGCTCGCCTCCCCACGGCGACGAATGGCCTGCTCCAGGATCTGGACAATCTGATCGCACAGCGATGCCGATGCAATCTCTCGATCGTGACAAATAGCATGAGTGTTCATCGCTAAAACATCCTAAAAAAGTCTTGCGCGCGCAGATTAGTCAGCCGCTTCCGGGTCATACCATTCCCGCTGATCGCGATCGAGTAACAACGCGGCATCGGTCGGCCCCCAGGAGCCGGCCAGATACGATTCTGGTTTTTGCTGAACCAACTCCCACGACTCGATAATCTGATCGATCCAGCGCCAAGCGGATTCAACTTCATCTCGACGCATAAACAAGGCGGGGTTTCCGCGCAGGACTTCCATTAATAAACGCTCATAGGCATCTGGATAACGCAGCGGGAACGCCTCCGAGAAACTCAAGTTAAGGGGTAACGACTTGAGCTTGAATCCGCCAGGGCCGGGTTCCTTACTCATCATCGTGAGATTCACGCCTTCATTAGGTTGAAGGCGAATAGTCAAACGGTTTGCAACGACCTCGCCTGCCGTATCATCAAAAATCGAATGCGCGACAGGACGAAACTGGATGACAATTTCAGACGCTTTGGTTGCTAATCGCTTCCCCGTTCGAAGATAAAACGGAGTGCCGCTCCATCGCCAGTTATCAATTTCCGCCTTAATCGCAACAAATGTCTCGGTGTTGACACCAGACTCGCGCGACTCCTGCTCTTCAAGCTCGGCCAAATACCCTGGCACAGCCTCTCCGTTTATCGCGCCCGCCTTGTATTGCCCCCGCACCGTGACGCGTTTGACATTGTCCCGCGTAATGGGCCGGAGCGCTTTAAGCACTTTTATCTTCTCGTTCCGAACATCGTCGTGGTCCATGCTCGCCGGCGGTTCCATGGCAACCAGACACAACAGTTGCAACATGTGGTTTTGAACCATGTCTCGAAGAGCGCCAGTACGCGAATAAAATTCAGCACGATTGCCAACGCCAATGTGTTCGGCAACGGAAATCTGAACATGGTCGATCGCGCCGCGACGCCACAACGGTTCAAACAACGAGTTGGCAAACCGCAGTGCTGACAGATTTTGCACGGTCTCTTTGCCAAGGTAGTGATCAATACGATAAATCTGACTCTCCTCGAACACAGCGCCTACGTCGTTATTTATGGTTTGCGCCGACTCGAGATCGGTCCCTACCGGTTTCTCAAGCACAATGCGCGACTGTTGATTTGCTAAACCGGCACCTGTGATATTGCGCGCGGTGACTCCGAACAAAGAAGGTGACATGGCAAGATAAAACACGCGAATCCGCGTCTTGGTTTGATCAAGAAGACTGCTCAGACCATCCCAACCCTCAGCGCTTGTCACATCTTGTTCGTGATAAAACAAGCGCTCAGAGAAACTTTGCCAAGATGACTCGTCCAAATCGCCTTCATCGAGATGCGTCTCAAGCGCTTCTCGCACGAGCGCGCGAAAGTCCTCCAGACCCAGCGCCCCGCGTGACACGGCCACAATGCGACTGTCCTCACTAAACTGACCATCAAGATGACGGTGATACAGAGAGGGCAACAGTTTGCGGCGGGCCAGATCGCCGGTTCCGCCAAATATCACCAGATCAAACGGTTCAACAGGTACAAACTTCGCCATGGAAGATACTCATATTATGTAAAAAAGACGTCAAGACGCGTTGCCAAACAAGAGCCGCATAGGGCGGCCAATCATAATCGATCTCATGGGACAGTCACGCTGTCATCAATACCCCCAGCGAGTGACTGTCCACGGATTACTTACCGCTTGTACTGTAATTTTACTACATTTTTTCGAATAATTCTGGTTATACTGTAATTATTCGCCAACTAGAGTGGTAGTTTTACTATTTATGCTGGACAGAATCCGCCGAATTCAACCATCACTACCCAGCGCAGAGAAACGAGTGGCCACATTGGTGCTGCGTGACCCGGGGCTCATAGCGAGTGGTACCCTGGCTGATGTCTCGGCGGCAGCCGAGGTCAGCGAACCGACAGTTGTTCGGTTTTGCCGATCTGCTGGCACAGACGGGTTTCGCGAGTTCAAAAACCGTCTGACACAGTATCTCGCGTCGTCAAACCATCTGGTACACACCGACGTTGGGCTCACCGATACCACGGAACAAGTGTTTCATAAGGTCATGGGCCGCACGATTAATGCGCTGATTGGTGTGAAACAGCGATACAGTTCAGCCGTTTTTAACGAAATGGTCGACGCGTTAGCACGTGCGAGTCGAATCGATTTTTACGGCATTGGCGCATCTGGACTTGTCGTGGCGGATGCGCAAAACAAATTCTTCCGCCTGGGCGTCCCCTGCAACGCCTATTCCGACTCGCCTACGATTCTCCAATCAGCCGCTTTGACAAATTCAGAATATGCGGTAATCGTGGTATCAAAATCGGGGGAATCACAGACCATCATCAATGCGGCTAAGACTGCAATGGCACAGAAGGCCAACGTCATTGCGATCACGTCGCCAGCATCAACTCTCGCTTCCGTCGTCGATACCTGCGTTCTAGTAGATGTGGATGAGGACACCGGACTATTTACGCCGATGAACTCCCGTATTGCGCAGCTCGCCATTCTCGATGCCGCTCAGGTCGCAACCGCCGTGAAGATGGGTGAGCGCGGTCCACAGAACTTACTC contains:
- the zwf gene encoding glucose-6-phosphate dehydrogenase encodes the protein MAKFVPVEPFDLVIFGGTGDLARRKLLPSLYHRHLDGQFSEDSRIVAVSRGALGLEDFRALVREALETHLDEGDLDESSWQSFSERLFYHEQDVTSAEGWDGLSSLLDQTKTRIRVFYLAMSPSLFGVTARNITGAGLANQQSRIVLEKPVGTDLESAQTINNDVGAVFEESQIYRIDHYLGKETVQNLSALRFANSLFEPLWRRGAIDHVQISVAEHIGVGNRAEFYSRTGALRDMVQNHMLQLLCLVAMEPPASMDHDDVRNEKIKVLKALRPITRDNVKRVTVRGQYKAGAINGEAVPGYLAELEEQESRESGVNTETFVAIKAEIDNWRWSGTPFYLRTGKRLATKASEIVIQFRPVAHSIFDDTAGEVVANRLTIRLQPNEGVNLTMMSKEPGPGGFKLKSLPLNLSFSEAFPLRYPDAYERLLMEVLRGNPALFMRRDEVESAWRWIDQIIESWELVQQKPESYLAGSWGPTDAALLLDRDQREWYDPEAAD
- a CDS encoding MurR/RpiR family transcriptional regulator, with product MLDRIRRIQPSLPSAEKRVATLVLRDPGLIASGTLADVSAAAEVSEPTVVRFCRSAGTDGFREFKNRLTQYLASSNHLVHTDVGLTDTTEQVFHKVMGRTINALIGVKQRYSSAVFNEMVDALARASRIDFYGIGASGLVVADAQNKFFRLGVPCNAYSDSPTILQSAALTNSEYAVIVVSKSGESQTIINAAKTAMAQKANVIAITSPASTLASVVDTCVLVDVDEDTGLFTPMNSRIAQLAILDAAQVATAVKMGERGPQNLLKTKRALNL
- the edd gene encoding phosphogluconate dehydratase, with the protein product MSGLHPVVRDVTQKIIARSQTTRHRYLCTVEDAQRKGPHRTALSCGNLAHGFAACGAKGKAALRGESRPNLGIVSSYNDMLSAHQPLEDYPALLKEAAWSAGGVAQFAGGVPAMCDGVTQGQPGMELSLFSRDVIAMSTAVSLTHNMFDAVACLGVCDKIVPGLLIGALAFGHLPVIFVPAGPMTTGIGNSEKAQIRQLYAEGKIGRDELLASESRAYHSPGTCTFYGTANSNQLLMEFMGLHLPGTSFINPGTPLRKALTMAAATQILSRTAIGQDYTPIADVVDERAIVNGIVGLLASGGSTNHTLHLVTIARAAGILISWQDFDQLSNVTPLLARVYPNGKADVNHFQAAGGIQLLIRELLKSGLLHENVKTVVGEGLSRYIQEPFLESGGLAWRDGINQSLDRDIIRPVDAPFDPTGGLKLLDGNIGRAIIKTSAVAPVHRKVTAPARVFSDQNDVVDAYKNGELEQNVVVVLKQQGPQSNGMPELHKLTPILGVLQDKGFNVALVTDGRMSGASGKVPAAIQVTPEACAGGMLARIRDGDVIRLDAERNSLDLDVDAGELNQRHPVLDVIDSEHGFGRELFGHFRRSASSAEEGGGPTLIDEGDPVGQDQVFPPAGYA
- the pgl gene encoding 6-phosphogluconolactonase, whose translation is MNTHAICHDREIASASLCDQIVQILEQAIRRRGEASLVVSGGTSPARFFELLSQASLPWHKVSIIPSDERLVPLDSDERNERMISNALSQGVAGDAKIVSLVSDVERPERTEDFANNNLANIARPFDAVILGMGSDGHTASLFPDATNLNDALASNQLCAIQNVPSQQRVRISLTPSALLSARHLKLLMFGEAKKTVLESAKLPGPVEQYPVRIALHQRDIPVSIYWAP